A portion of the Thermodesulfovibrionia bacterium genome contains these proteins:
- a CDS encoding mannose-1-phosphate guanylyltransferase/mannose-6-phosphate isomerase, giving the protein MERGGEINIHPILLAGGTGTRLWPVSRELFPKQLVNLVGDESLIQNTIKRLSPTVDLERLKIVCGKEHLFEIARHLEALGISSEGKIITEPCGRNTAPAILLAILNILKTEEDAVLLVFPSDHVIKDLQGFHERLEAAVRLAEKDYVVTFGIKPDRPETGYGYIEGVGAVEEGALRVKRFVEKPDLETAKDYLSKGNFFWNSGMFAFKASVMLMEFADAEPELLESMRAILSGKGPVSMDSYAALPNISIDYAIMEKTKRGVVLPSDFGWSDIGTWETLYNFLPKDSDDNVVEGDVILKDTRHSFVRGGNRLVVVTGLENVVVIDTPDTVFVSDLEKSKDVKNIVAELKEKGREEYKSHSTVYRPWGTYTILEEMEHTKIKRIVVYPGAKLSLQMHHHRNEHWVVVRGIAKIINGDHAIILKENQSTYVPKENRHRLENPGKEPLHIIEVQMGDYLGEDDIVRFDDDFGRE; this is encoded by the coding sequence ATGGAAAGAGGGGGAGAAATAAATATCCATCCGATCCTTCTGGCAGGCGGAACAGGCACAAGGCTATGGCCTGTTTCAAGGGAGTTATTCCCTAAGCAGCTTGTGAACCTTGTCGGAGATGAATCGCTTATACAGAACACGATCAAGAGGCTCTCACCTACAGTCGACCTTGAGAGGCTGAAGATAGTCTGCGGCAAAGAACATTTATTTGAGATCGCAAGGCATCTTGAGGCGCTTGGAATATCCTCAGAAGGAAAGATAATCACCGAACCATGCGGAAGAAACACCGCGCCCGCGATATTACTGGCAATCCTTAATATCTTAAAGACCGAAGAGGATGCGGTCCTGCTGGTATTCCCTTCAGACCATGTGATAAAGGATCTTCAGGGTTTTCATGAAAGGCTTGAGGCTGCGGTAAGGCTTGCAGAAAAAGACTACGTCGTTACCTTCGGAATAAAACCTGACAGGCCTGAGACCGGCTACGGCTACATAGAAGGCGTGGGAGCTGTAGAGGAAGGAGCGCTCAGGGTCAAGAGGTTTGTTGAGAAGCCGGATCTTGAGACTGCAAAGGATTATCTCAGCAAGGGGAACTTCTTCTGGAACAGCGGCATGTTCGCATTTAAGGCATCTGTAATGCTTATGGAGTTTGCAGATGCAGAGCCGGAACTTTTAGAGAGCATGCGCGCGATATTGTCAGGCAAGGGGCCTGTCTCTATGGACAGCTATGCGGCGCTGCCCAATATCTCCATTGATTACGCTATCATGGAGAAGACCAAAAGAGGTGTCGTGCTCCCGTCAGACTTCGGGTGGAGCGATATCGGGACATGGGAGACTCTTTATAATTTTCTTCCGAAAGACTCCGATGATAATGTTGTGGAAGGGGATGTCATATTAAAAGATACAAGACACAGTTTTGTCAGGGGCGGCAACAGGCTGGTTGTTGTGACAGGGCTTGAGAATGTAGTTGTTATTGATACTCCTGATACCGTCTTTGTCTCAGACCTTGAGAAGAGCAAGGATGTAAAAAATATAGTCGCTGAATTGAAGGAGAAAGGCCGCGAGGAGTACAAGTCACATAGCACTGTCTATCGTCCTTGGGGGACATACACTATCCTTGAAGAGATGGAACATACAAAGATAAAACGTATCGTTGTTTATCCCGGTGCAAAGCTCTCTCTGCAGATGCATCATCACAGAAACGAACACTGGGTCGTTGTAAGAGGTATCGCAAAGATAATCAACGGCGACCACGCAATTATCCTCAAAGAGAACCAGTCAACCTACGTCCCTAAAGAGAACCGCCACCGCCTTGAGAACCCGGGCAAAGAGCCCCTTCATATAATCGAGGTTCAGATGGGCGATTATCTTGGAGAGGATGATATCGTGAGATTTGATGATGATTTCGGCAGAGAGTAG
- the rpsK gene encoding 30S ribosomal protein S11: MFKKDEVVSGNVAVQLMPDNIIVTFLDMKGKVVTWSSTLAQGFKGEWRTTPQAAKKAAAAAAKKATYAGMFEVNIYIKNDYGDEKDMVIKAVIEGILSAGIKIQMVYDKHGVRIRHDREKKPVKGDVFVLEKYIERLKEWWRMLWW, from the coding sequence ATGTTTAAGAAGGATGAAGTGGTTTCAGGCAACGTTGCTGTGCAGCTGATGCCTGACAATATCATAGTAACTTTCTTAGACATGAAAGGTAAGGTTGTTACATGGTCATCTACACTTGCTCAGGGGTTTAAGGGCGAGTGGAGAACAACACCTCAGGCTGCGAAAAAAGCTGCAGCTGCTGCTGCGAAAAAAGCGACATATGCCGGGATGTTTGAAGTTAATATTTATATAAAGAATGATTACGGCGATGAAAAGGATATGGTTATTAAGGCTGTTATTGAAGGTATCTTATCCGCCGGGATCAAGATCCAGATGGTATATGATAAACACGGTGTCAGGATCAGGCACGATAGGGAGAAGAAGCCGGTCAAGGGGGATGTCTTTGTGCTGGAGAAGTACATTGAGAGGTTAAAAGAGTGGTGGAGGATGCTGTGGTGGTGA
- a CDS encoding diguanylate cyclase, with product MNDNKNLVLIIDDDLPLTRLIDLKLKKAGFATLTAMDSSSAMEALSKNHVDLIICDIQMPGTSGFEFRENILNKSETRDIPFIFLTASSESVDQVKGFRLRVDDYITKPFDPSILVARVRSVIERHATFTERSSIDQLTGLLNRQALEQRVEKELSRIGRYGGGISIVFIDIDNFKGVNDQHGHSIGDIVLIQLGQLFQQKLRTIDFAGRYGGEEFVLCLINSDKEGAMELTKRLLSSFRETPVSDAKLLCTFSAGIASAPEDGASFSVLCNKADEAMYISKKEGKNRVTSWKEGEK from the coding sequence ATGAATGATAATAAAAATTTAGTCCTTATCATAGACGATGACCTGCCGCTCACAAGGCTCATAGACCTTAAATTGAAGAAGGCAGGTTTTGCGACGCTTACCGCAATGGACAGCAGCAGCGCCATGGAGGCTTTGTCCAAAAACCATGTGGATCTTATTATCTGTGATATTCAGATGCCCGGAACGAGCGGTTTTGAATTCCGCGAGAATATACTCAATAAGTCCGAGACCAGGGATATCCCTTTCATCTTTCTTACGGCAAGCTCCGAGTCTGTGGACCAGGTCAAGGGATTCCGCCTGAGGGTGGATGATTATATTACCAAGCCGTTCGACCCGTCCATCCTTGTCGCCCGCGTACGGTCTGTGATCGAGCGGCATGCGACATTCACAGAGAGGTCCAGTATTGACCAGCTTACAGGGCTTCTGAACCGTCAGGCGCTTGAGCAAAGGGTGGAGAAAGAGCTTTCACGCATCGGCCGCTACGGCGGCGGCATATCGATCGTCTTTATTGATATAGATAATTTCAAAGGAGTAAATGACCAGCATGGCCATTCCATCGGCGACATTGTGCTTATACAGCTTGGCCAGCTCTTTCAGCAGAAGCTGAGGACCATTGATTTCGCAGGGCGCTACGGTGGCGAGGAGTTCGTGCTCTGCCTTATAAACTCAGACAAGGAAGGCGCCATGGAGTTGACCAAAAGGCTTCTTTCATCATTTCGAGAGACCCCTGTAAGCGACGCAAAACTTCTCTGCACCTTCAGCGCGGGCATAGCCTCTGCGCCTGAGGACGGCGCCAGTTTTTCAGTCCTCTGCAATAAGGCTGATGAAGCGATGTATATCTCAAAAAAGGAAGGGAAGAACAGGGTCACTTCATGGAAAGAGGGGGAGAAATAA
- a CDS encoding response regulator, producing MRLLKSKIKELHLRTPLSIKMAIVTILAGFSASLFFERIQGEQISRHSIIQLAVIILAVTLVVLWITVRIQRLTKRVSDFSRNTLGIKTQQVLKGDQLYILETRFQDLTDEIIGAREALRIEAEKKLLLEKRQVEMAEKENHLKLLQSVTNAVGVGVINMTSSGMKAANSQMEAFAEMCGDISAFKIDGEEIIERILLDKDGNEHIFSISGPDIFTEEKVLLVRDITELKLAAKKLEKDRHMQGVISTVLRISLTPVSLEDQLEQTLGVLFSLPWLDESSNGCIYLADEDAEMLFMKAKYRLPQKISHTCSVVPFNECYCGKAASTRQIIFNEWADRCSFDAADNTRKQSQYCIPILFGNKINGVMNLYLGEGYQRNRRDEDFFLAIANTLAGIIEHKSAEAELEKAREAAEAASMAKSEFLANMSHEIRTPMNAIIGMTELTIDTNLTPEQNEYLKIVQSNSEALLSLINDILDISKIEAGNMELEHIPFDLKEVVEGVAEGLNVRAKDKEVELICYVDPGITSSTVLGDPTRLRQVLINLMGNALKFTEKGEVVLKVELSPSYTDQIKKVVGLHFMVTDTGVGISEADIAKIFDKFTQADSSTTRKYGGTGLGLSISKLLIEMMGGKIWAESTIGKGSAFHIVLSLPYEEEPGELRKIEYAYPDFKEITALVVDDSSTNRFILQKILGAWGFNVDEAVSGKDALSILQSGQKNYNLLILDYQMPEMDGIEVVEALRSDKKFKDLKILILSSWGRINPGLMKKLKICEALVKPVKQSSLFNTLLKVLRINVHDQAVVPKREIEIIDEKGHIKILLADDNPDGQKLARKFLESAGFVVDTADNGRDVVEAFRKYHFDLILMDIQMPQMDGFEATRHIRMLEKGGRRTPVIALTAHAMKGYREKCMENDMDDYITKPLNRKILLDTVDKWLDMYPVILVVDDIKDNRSLIENYLKGENCRLISASNGKEAVDIFKKQRVSLILMDMEMPEMDGYAATSNIRGLEGGANLPIVAMTAHDGTGEVRKCLQAGCTSHLAKPIRKAALLQAIQEYLRGKKPALPEASAADGTYGDNVVYIDPDLQDLIPDFLDSMKKEVEKIGAMLSKNDLNEIQRIGHSLKGTGGSYGFNEITDIGKEMEEAAKNSDKEAIIKLNSRLDNYLSTVKIHMRDEQP from the coding sequence ATGAGACTTCTTAAATCAAAAATAAAAGAACTGCATCTGCGCACTCCTCTGAGCATTAAGATGGCCATAGTGACCATCCTGGCAGGGTTCAGCGCCTCACTCTTTTTTGAGAGGATCCAGGGCGAACAGATCAGCAGGCACTCAATAATTCAGCTTGCGGTCATTATCCTGGCGGTGACGCTTGTAGTGCTCTGGATAACAGTGCGTATACAGAGATTAACAAAGCGTGTTTCCGACTTCTCCAGAAATACACTGGGGATAAAGACGCAGCAGGTGCTCAAAGGCGACCAGCTTTATATACTTGAGACGAGATTTCAGGATCTTACAGATGAGATAATAGGCGCGCGCGAAGCATTGAGGATCGAGGCGGAGAAGAAGCTGCTGCTTGAGAAGAGGCAGGTGGAGATGGCTGAGAAAGAGAATCATCTTAAGCTGCTTCAGTCCGTAACAAATGCCGTCGGCGTCGGCGTAATTAACATGACTTCCTCAGGGATGAAGGCTGCCAACAGCCAGATGGAGGCATTTGCCGAGATGTGCGGGGATATCTCAGCCTTTAAGATAGATGGGGAGGAGATCATTGAGCGCATCCTGCTGGATAAGGACGGCAATGAGCATATCTTCAGCATAAGCGGGCCTGATATCTTCACTGAAGAGAAGGTCCTGCTGGTAAGGGATATAACCGAACTTAAGCTGGCTGCCAAAAAACTTGAGAAGGACCGCCATATGCAGGGTGTCATAAGCACGGTGCTCAGGATATCTCTTACGCCTGTTTCGCTTGAAGACCAGCTTGAGCAGACGCTCGGCGTGCTCTTTTCGCTTCCATGGCTTGATGAAAGCTCAAACGGATGCATATATCTCGCGGATGAAGACGCGGAGATGCTTTTTATGAAAGCAAAGTACAGACTTCCGCAAAAGATCTCACATACCTGTTCGGTTGTTCCTTTTAACGAATGTTATTGCGGCAAGGCAGCTTCAACAAGGCAGATAATTTTTAATGAATGGGCTGACAGGTGCAGTTTTGATGCTGCTGATAATACCCGTAAGCAGAGCCAGTACTGCATTCCTATACTCTTTGGCAATAAGATCAACGGCGTAATGAACCTGTATCTTGGCGAGGGGTACCAGAGGAACCGCAGGGACGAGGACTTTTTCCTTGCCATTGCCAATACATTGGCCGGAATAATTGAGCACAAGAGTGCAGAGGCTGAGCTCGAGAAGGCGAGGGAGGCCGCAGAGGCGGCTTCTATGGCCAAGAGCGAGTTCCTTGCCAATATGAGCCATGAGATACGCACTCCTATGAACGCCATCATCGGCATGACAGAGCTTACGATTGATACGAACCTCACTCCTGAACAGAATGAGTATCTTAAGATAGTCCAGTCAAACTCTGAAGCGCTTCTCTCCCTCATCAATGATATTCTCGATATCTCCAAGATAGAGGCGGGCAACATGGAGCTGGAGCACATTCCATTTGACCTTAAGGAGGTTGTAGAGGGTGTCGCAGAGGGGCTTAATGTAAGGGCCAAGGATAAAGAGGTGGAGCTGATATGTTATGTTGACCCCGGCATCACATCATCCACTGTTCTTGGAGACCCAACCAGGCTTCGTCAGGTACTTATAAACCTTATGGGTAACGCGCTTAAATTCACTGAAAAGGGAGAGGTCGTGCTCAAGGTTGAACTCTCGCCGTCTTATACTGACCAGATAAAAAAAGTCGTCGGGCTTCACTTCATGGTCACGGACACAGGGGTCGGGATATCAGAAGCTGATATAGCGAAGATCTTTGATAAGTTCACGCAGGCTGACTCATCAACCACCAGAAAGTACGGAGGAACCGGACTCGGCCTGAGCATATCAAAGCTTCTCATAGAGATGATGGGCGGGAAGATATGGGCAGAGAGCACGATCGGCAAAGGCAGCGCTTTCCATATTGTTTTATCACTTCCTTATGAAGAAGAGCCCGGAGAGTTGAGAAAGATAGAGTATGCCTATCCTGATTTCAAAGAGATAACAGCGCTTGTTGTCGATGACAGCAGCACCAACAGGTTTATCCTGCAGAAGATACTCGGCGCGTGGGGATTTAACGTTGACGAGGCGGTCAGCGGGAAAGATGCGTTATCCATTCTGCAGTCAGGCCAAAAAAATTATAATCTTCTTATTCTTGACTATCAAATGCCTGAGATGGACGGAATCGAGGTTGTTGAGGCGCTGCGGAGCGACAAAAAGTTCAAGGACCTTAAGATCTTGATCCTCTCCTCCTGGGGCAGGATAAACCCCGGCTTGATGAAGAAGCTCAAGATCTGCGAAGCGCTGGTAAAGCCTGTTAAGCAGTCAAGCCTCTTTAATACGCTGCTAAAGGTACTGCGTATTAATGTACATGACCAGGCTGTGGTTCCAAAGAGAGAGATAGAGATCATTGACGAGAAGGGGCATATCAAGATACTGCTTGCCGATGACAATCCTGACGGCCAGAAACTTGCAAGAAAATTCCTTGAGAGCGCAGGCTTTGTAGTGGATACGGCAGATAACGGAAGGGATGTTGTTGAGGCGTTTAGAAAATATCATTTTGACCTGATACTGATGGATATCCAGATGCCGCAGATGGACGGATTTGAAGCAACCCGGCATATAAGGATGCTTGAAAAGGGCGGGAGGAGGACTCCTGTAATAGCCCTAACAGCCCATGCGATGAAGGGCTATCGTGAAAAATGCATGGAGAATGATATGGATGACTATATCACCAAGCCGCTGAACAGGAAGATCCTGCTGGATACCGTTGATAAATGGCTCGATATGTATCCTGTTATCCTGGTTGTGGATGATATAAAGGACAACAGGAGCCTCATTGAGAACTATCTCAAGGGTGAAAACTGCAGGCTGATATCTGCTTCGAACGGAAAAGAGGCGGTTGACATATTTAAGAAACAGAGGGTGTCGCTGATACTCATGGATATGGAGATGCCTGAGATGGACGGTTATGCGGCAACAAGCAATATCAGGGGGCTTGAAGGCGGCGCGAACCTGCCTATCGTTGCCATGACCGCGCACGATGGGACAGGCGAGGTTAGAAAGTGTCTCCAGGCCGGCTGCACTTCCCACCTGGCAAAACCTATCAGAAAGGCTGCTCTTCTGCAGGCGATACAGGAATATCTCAGAGGGAAAAAGCCCGCTCTGCCTGAGGCTTCAGCCGCAGACGGGACATATGGCGATAATGTTGTCTATATCGATCCTGACCTTCAGGACCTGATACCGGATTTCCTTGACAGCATGAAGAAAGAGGTTGAGAAGATAGGCGCCATGCTCAGCAAGAATGATCTCAATGAGATACAGAGGATAGGCCACAGCCTTAAGGGAACAGGCGGCAGCTATGGCTTCAATGAGATAACAGATATCGGGAAAGAGATGGAAGAGGCTGCAAAAAACAGTGATAAAGAGGCTATAATTAAACTCAACAGCCGTCTTGATAATTATCTTTCAACCGTCAAGATACATATGAGAGATGAACAGCCATGA